The genomic stretch CGGCGGCAGCCGTTCCGGCTATCAAAGGCGCCGGAGCTATAGTAAGGGTAAACCCGCTTTCCGCAAGATCCTTGAGCTGAAGAACCAGGGCGCCCAGGATTGCCGGAATGGAGAGGAGGAAGGCGAACCGTGCGGCAAAATCCCGGTTCAGCCTGCGGGAAAGGGCCCCCGAAAGGGTCAGTCCGGACCGGGAAACCCCGGGAATAATGGCGACAGCCTGGCAAATACCGATAACCAGGGCATCAAACCAGTCCATAGCCGCCTGAGGCTTGATCCTCCCCGAAAACCGGGACATCTGTTCCGATATCAGGAGGATCAGGGCAGTAAAAAGGAAAGAAAATCCCAGAAAAGCTGCTGACTGGAAAGTTTCTTCAATAAGATCCTTAAAAAGGAGGGCCACAATAACCGTAGGTATGGTTGCCAGGATGAGGTACCCCGTAAGGGGCTGAACAATCCGCCGCAGGATGGCCAAAATATCGTTCCACAATACG from Treponema primitia ZAS-1 encodes the following:
- a CDS encoding undecaprenyl-diphosphate phosphatase; this translates as MNILEAIVLGAIQGLTEFLPVSSSGHLVLLQKIFGIAEPMLLFDTMVHVGTLIAVFIVLWNDILAILRRIVQPLTGYLILATIPTVIVALLFKDLIEETFQSAAFLGFSFLFTALILLISEQMSRFSGRIKPQAAMDWFDALVIGICQAVAIIPGVSRSGLTLSGALSRRLNRDFAARFAFLLSIPAILGALVLQLKDLAESGFTLTIAPAPLIAGTAAAAIIGFFSIKFMLKIVKTRSLRGFALYVAILGLLVLADQHFSHFFF